One Mangifera indica cultivar Alphonso chromosome 4, CATAS_Mindica_2.1, whole genome shotgun sequence genomic region harbors:
- the LOC123213765 gene encoding stemmadenine O-acetyltransferase-like: MDKQLDKDMVMPTMEVEITSREVIKPSSPTPPHLKIHHLSFFDQFIPSWFVPLILFYPNKELDKQPSYSATKRLHLLKTSLSETLARYYPLAGRIGETDFIECNDEGAVFLEARTNSDLSEVLNNPENEILGQLLPDDLQWSTNSNTPLVVQITFFGCGGMAIGLCLSHRIVDMSSMGRFLNNWASIARGTADYQSVLPDFSGATLFPRGDLLVPPPHKLPAETFVTRRLVFSASKITSLKAIASKNLQNPTRVEAVSALIYKCAISASRANSNMLNPTLFIQSINLRSRMDPPLPQSLTGNIVFVFSVLTSKESEIELHGLVECMREELVKFCDKHAKSFRRKEWFSAISECLEDARKVYYSSKNLSKYSCTSWCRIPLYQVDFGWGRPEWVTTTSCGMKNSSVLMDTRDGLGIEALVTLEAQDMAIFERDNELLSFATVNPRAVEAAPYVDT, translated from the coding sequence ATGGACAAGCAGCTGGATAAGGATATGGTGATGCCAACTATGGAAGTTGAGATAACATCTAGAGAAGTCATCAAGCCTTCCTCCCCAACTCCACCTCACCTGAAGATTCACCATCTATCATTTTTCGATCAGTTCATCCCTTCCTGGTTTGTCCCTCTTATCCTTTTCTACCCCAACAAGGAGCTTGATAAGCAACCTTCATACTCAGCCACCAAAAGATTGCATTTGCTCAAAACCTCCTTATCTGAAACTCTAGCTCGATACTACCCACTTGCAGGAAGGATTGGAGAGACAGATTTTATAGAGTGTAACGATGAGGGGGCTGTATTTTTGGAAGCACGAACCAACAGTGATCTATCTGAAGTTCTGAATAACCCAGAAAATGAGATATTGGGCCAGTTGTTGCCAGATGATCTACAGTGGAGTACTAATTCAAACACCCCGCTAGTTGTTCAAATCACCTTCTTTGGCTGCGGAGGAATGGCCATTGGCTTGTGCCTGTCACACAGGATAGTCGACATGTCAAGCATGGGCAGATTCCTCAACAACTGGGCTAGCATTGCCCGTGGCACAGCCGATTACCAAAGCGTATTGCCAGATTTCAGTGGGGCGACTCTTTTCCCACGTGGTGATCTACTGGTGCCACCACCACATAAGCTTCCAGCAGAGACTTTTGTCACCAGGAGGCTTGTGTTCAGTGCCTCAAAGATAACATCTCTCAAGGCCATCGCCAGTAAAAACCTGCAAAATCCCACAAGGGTTGAAGCTGTAAGTGCTCTAATCTATAAATGCGCAATCTCAGCTTCTAGAGCAAACTCAAATATGCTAAATCCGACCCTCTTCATCCAATCGATCAATCTGCGTTCGAGGATGGACCCGCCATTGCCTCAAAGTTTAACAGGAAACATAGTTTTTGTGTTTTCAGTGTTGACTAGTAAAGAAAGTGAGATAGAATTGCACGGTCTAGTTGAATGTATGAGAGAAGAACTAGTGAAATTCTGTGATAAGCATGCAAAGAGCTTTAGAAGGAAAGAATGGTTCTCAGCAATTTCAGAGTGCTTGGAAGATGCAAGGAAAGTATATTATTCAAGTAAAAACTTAAGCAAGTACAGTTGTACTAGTTGGTGCCGGATTCCTCTATACCAGGTGGATTTTGGCTGGGGAAGACCGGAATGGGTGACCACTACTAGTTGTGGGATGAAGAATTCTAGTGTGCTGATGGATACAAGAGACGGGCTTGGGATTGAAGCATTGGTGACCTTGGAAGCACAAGACATGGCTATATTTGAGCGTGACAATGAGCTGCTTTCATTTGCCACTGTCAATCCCAGAGCTGTGGAGGCTGCCCCATATGTTGATACGTAG
- the LOC123213764 gene encoding serine/threonine protein phosphatase 2A 57 kDa regulatory subunit B' theta isoform-like has product MIKQILGRLPRKPPKSSESREFGGSSAPSLNAPASSRSSDLVSDGPINLDRVTILGTNSVVNFGYSQENKFPQIGNPKLNGAAVVTSYEALPGFRDVQSSEKQNLLIRKLNLCCVVFDFTDPTKSLKEKDIKRQTLLELVDYITSANGKFTETVVQEVIKMVSINLFRSLAPQPRENKVLETFDLEEEEPLMDPAWPHLQIVYEFLLRFVASPETDAKLVKRYIDHSFVLKLLDLFDSDDPREREYLKTILHRIYGKFMVYRPFIRKAINNIFFHFIFETEKHNGIAELLEVLGSIINGFALPLKEEHKLFLVRALIPLHKPKCLPMYHQPLSYCITQFVEKDCKLADTVIRGLLKYWPITNSSKEVMFLNEMEEVLEATQPAEFQRCMVPLFRQIACCLSSSHFQVAERALYLWNNDHIESLIRQNRKVILPIIFPALQKNGCNHWNQVVKGLILNVRKMFSEIDAELFEECLHKFQDDESKVEEIKRKHDDVWKRLEEIAAEKAATSEAVPVPQCSPFAWIPSTAYSPSGTITVAQIPISA; this is encoded by the exons ATGATCAAGCAGATACTTGGTAGGCTTCCACGGAAGCCACCCAAGTCATCTGAGAGTCGTGAATTTGGGGGTTCTTCTGCCCCTTCTTTAAATGCTCCTGCCAGTTCTAGAAGCAGTGATCTTGTGAGTGATGGTCCAATAAATTTGGACCGTGTGACTATTTTGGGTACCAATTCTGTTGTCAATTTTGGCTACAGTCAGGAAAATAAATTTCCCCAAATTGGAAATCCAAAACTGAATGGCGCTGCAGTAGTCACTTCCTACGAAGCACTACCAGGATTCAGGGATGTTCAGAGCTCTGAGAAGCAAAACTTGCTGATTAGAAAATTGAACTTGTGCTGTGTTGTGTTTGACTTCACTGATCCAACCAAGAGCTTGAAAGAAAAGGATATCAAGCGGCAGACATTGCTTGAGCTTGTGGATTATATTACTTCTGCAAATGGGAAATTCACAGAGACTGTCGTGCAAGAAGTTATAAAGATGGTATCTATTAATTTGTTTAGGTCTCTTGCACCACAACCCCGAGAAAACAAGGTTTTAGAAACCTTTGACTTGGAGGAGGAAGAGCCTCTGATGGACCCTGCATGGCCTCATTTGCAAATTGTGTATGAGTTTCTTCTGAGATTTGTTGCGTCACCAGAAACAGACGCAAAATTGGTTAAAAGGTATATTGACCACTCATTTGTTCTCAAGTTGTTGGACCTCTTTGATTCTGATGATCCCAGGGAGAGGGAGTATTTGAAAACTATTCTACATCGCATCTATGGGAAATTTATGGTGTATCGCCCATTTATTCGGAAAGCTATCAATAAcatcttctttcattttatttttgaaactgaGAAGCATAATGGGATTGCTGAGCTTTTAGAGGTTTTGGGCAGTATAATCAATGGGTTTGCGCTGCCACTGAAAGAAGAACACAAGTTGTTCTTGGTGCGAGCTCTAATTCCCCTTCACAAACCAAAATGCCTTCCGATGTATCATCAGCCATTATCATACTGCATTACACAGTTTGTGGAGAAAGACTGCAAACTTGCAGACACTGTTATAAGAGGTCTGTTGAAGTATTGGCCAATCACTAATAGTTCAAAAGAGGTTATGTTCCTTAATGAGATGGAGGAAGTTCTTGAGGCAACTCAACCAGCAGAATTTCAAAGATGTATGGTACCCCTATTCCGTCAAATTGCTTGTTGCCTGAGCAGTTCACACTTCCAG GTGGCAGAAAGAGCGTTATACTTGTGGAACAATGATCACATTGAGAGCTTAATCAGGCAAAACCGAAAAGTCATACTGCCGATTATCTTCCCTGCCTTGCAGAAAAATGGTTGTAATCACTGGAATCAGGTGGTCAAAGGCTTGATACTTAATGTCCGTAAGATGTTCTCTGAAATTGATGCTGAGCTATTTGAGGAGTGCTTGCACAAGTTTCAGGATGATGAATCAAAAGTGGAGGAGATCAAAAGAAAACATGATGATGTATGGAAGCGCTTGGAAGAGATTGCTGCAGAAAAAGCTGCAACTAGTGAAGCAGTTCCTGTACCT CAGTGCAGCCCATTTGCATGGATACCATCTACTGCTTACTCCCCAAGTGGAACTATTACCGTAGCCCAGATTCCCATTAGTGCATGA